The genomic DNA AGGACGGTTAATGTGCCACAAAAGTTACCGTTGGTGGTTACTTTTTTATTTAGGTGGTGTTTTTGTTAACTTTGGTTTGTTGTGggttaaacaaaacaaaaaaaccactaAAAACAGGACGGAATTAGCGTGGCCGGTATAGGCAATGGCCTCAatccaaggaaaaagaaattttataaagtaatttatatttatatttttttactttttattggcCTTTACTCACTAAAACTTTTGGCCTTACCCTCTGCCCATTCCAAACTCGAGTCTAAGAATAGCGACAACAGTCGCAACAAGACATGCATCAATAATAACAGCATTGtcaatgaaaataaagaaatgctatgcatcttaaattttttttttttttttttttttaaagttggttctcaaatgatatTTCACTATTTCATGAGTTGAtgacacacttttcaaaataataaatttcatgagatggtaacacatcatttgagaattagttttttagaagaaaatttagaaTGTGTATGTAACACTTCTCATGAAAATTATAGCTAgctgataatatatatatatatagttcaagAAAATcgaaaatgaacaaaaatataacaGAAATCTCTAGGTTTGAAGGTGGCAAAATCGCATGCATTGCAGACGGACTCGGATGCTTCACGCTATTGGCCCCAGTGGTGGGTCAGTTGTGATGGTGATGGATTGATGTCCATTACTAGATGGGAGCCGCAcccaaattgtaatttaaaataaataaatattatatttattattaaaaagtttacaatttaaaatataatataagaatttaactaacaaaatttatttacccTTGAAATTTAATTAACAGGAGCCACACACATAGATGACCACGCCATTAATTTTCCTTTCATGTTTCCATTTGTAATTTATCTGCCGTCATGTTCTTGGtgtattgtttttatttttatttttttattttttattttttaattgttcttGGTGTATTGTTGTTATTGGTTCTTAGTTCTTTACCCTtgctatcttttgttttttgtttctcatgaataatgtattttttatacttatttattGCATTCATTAAGTAATATGGCgtatttaaagttttttattttttattttttttatgtcaatcacttcaaaagaaaattttaaaatatagaataacgttagaaattattttttatttcacaatgataaaaatatattacctTTCTACTAAGCTTAATTGGTTCCAAAAAAAGAGATCGAGTTTCTTATGTCATTAAAGACAAACTCATGGCATGTTACAGCcaacaaaaatgtatttcacAATGGAGTGTTCCCATCAGCACCATTCCATTTGAATTCATTAAACACCATCTAGAAATAGAGACATAAACCTATATAAGTACCATATCATTTAAAGCACACTAAACACCATTAACTGATATAGAGCGATGAGTCTAGCTTATGAAAGCACAATGtactaacaaaaaatttaaaattaactttacttttacatcacatcaaaatactttttcaattaaaacacaaaaaaaaacttctaaccCTTCGGAGTGTGACGGTTAGTATTCTTTCACTGCTCCAAGGCACAAGAATATGCCAAGCCCACATGGCATGCCCCATGGGATGCTCCACCTTTGACCTTAATTAGAGCCCAATGGCATccatttgtttttgaaatgtatttttctcaataaataTATTTCTAATAACCTTTTACCATTTGTCAAATGCCGGTGAACACAAGTATTAATGGAATTCCCACCATGTTTATATGAGACGAGTTAGGATCTTTTCTAGTTCAAATGAATAcaagaatatccagttaattatattggagaaatatttttgtcctataaaaaagtgaaaagataaaaatactcataaaatatAACGAACTGGCCGGTTCAAATAAACTGGAAGAGATGATCATGTTCCATATTGAACAATATACTCATAATTTTTTGGCTTTAtccaaagaaaggaaaaagattgTACTATTATTTTCTACAAATTTATGTGGAAATATTtggattataatttttattataacttCTTTCACAATGATCTTAACTTTTATCGtagtaattcaaaaaaaattaaacaagatttcaagtgataatttttttttttttaatattttttatgtttatgtttacactttaccctccgaagtcatttatgtttacactttaccttCGGAGGACATTTTCGaatgttttggttgaaaaaggCACCAAATAGACGGATTTGATGGAAATATAGTATTTTTTGTGCCAACATCAGATATATTGTGGGGGGTCTTTCCtcgatttttaaacattgagcaCCAAAACGCAAATGTGTAGATATTttaggggtaaagtgtatttttttcaaaaaataaaaaaaataaaaaaaataaaaaagacctacaagaaattttctatatttatcggtcaagatttaatttcactatttctttctttctaatgaaaacttaaaattaaatatggactattaaaaatacataatatatatatatacatatatatatatatatatatatatatatatataacacttcAGCCAAATCCAAATTTTCTGTATGAAACCTATTAGTTGAGTTTGTAATAGTGTCGCTCTACGTACATAGACGGCTCTTAAAACATGCTTTGTAGAGTGggatttcgaatgccataaaaaagCTTTGACTTAATTCACTATACACCAATTAATTTTCAGATGAGATGGTTAAAGTTCCGATCCAACACTATAGATTATTAGATTCTTATAAACTTTGTATTGGGCCATTTGTTTGTAAAGCTGAGGGGAATATCCATTTATGTGGACCATAAAGCAATTAATCATAAGATAAAGTCGTTTCCAAAGCTGAtgtgaaatttcatttttgtggaCCATAAAGTAATAAATCATAAGATAAAGAAGATACGGACGATTGCGGCAAAGAAGATAGAGGTTGTTCGGAAAATTGACCTTAGTAATTGACAACACATTTTTTCAATAAGCTAAGATCCATTTTTTGTGGTAGAAAATTAACTTTAGCATAATGTCATTAATGATTATGGTCAATTTTTGTGGATCATAGCCACAAGATAAAATCAAAAACAACGTCTTTAGTAGTCTTCTCCAAAAAGTTATGAAGTATACAAATTACCAGTGCTGGGATGCAATTTTGTTCAAGTGGATAGTTTTTAGAATATGTCTTGCAGAGTGCGATTTCGACAAAGAATTACTTTCTATTATGTACTCCTTTAATTAACAAAGAATTACTTTCCAAGCAATAAGCATATAGTTGATgagagaaaacaaataaataaataaaaaatacacacacaGAAATTTAAATCTATTTAGTGGTACCAACCACACCAGTTCCCTTTTCCCAATTTCCCTAtgaataataaagaaaaaaaaaaaaaaaaaagcactagTTAACATGATGCACAACGGAACAGGAttttctccagtccattttggattggagaatatccagttaatggtcAAGATCTTTTTAAGAGACCCTGaggccataaataggacatttgtcccattaataaaaaaaataaaataaaatattatatatttttttaaaaaatttataaaaatttttttaaaaaaattaagggtggctggccaccccattgggggtggtcggaccaccccaatTGGGGCtgagggtggcttcggccacgcAATACCGCCGGTCTGGgatggccaaagccaccccatggccctttgaggtggtccggccaccgCCAAGGGccagatcaaaaaaaaaaaaaaaaaggttcgcTTGGCCCTCCGGCCACCCCCACCGGGCACCCCTGgccggccattggggtggctctcAAGCCACCCCATCTAAAAtgggatggttcggccaccccctatggccaagatggtgtggccaaccaccccttatttttttattattttatttttttttatttttcttaatctaaaatattgtatttttttttttttttgtagtgagacaTGTATCATATTTGTGACtctaggatttctaagaagaaatcccagccatgaactggatattctccggtCCATTATAGATtaaagaggatcctattcctagCATAAGGGGCAAAGGATTAAGTTGGGCTTGGAATTAATTTTCCATATTCATTTTCAAATGTCACACGGGGATCATCACGTCAGTTTTTACTGGATTTATAATAAAACTAAATTATTCTTAGCAGCACTCATGTTTTTAAGTAAACATTTAGATATTGACAATGTTATGATATTTACCACGTCAGTCACCAACTAATTAAATTGACTGGTAAACTTAATTGTTTAGTGATTAACGTAATAAGTATCACACAAACTGTCAAGTCTATTTTGAAGGAACCTATAGTAAAAGTGTAGCACTCTTAGCGGCActcatatttttatgtagaaaattagaaaagatcATATGGTTGTGATTTGTGTTAGAATCTAGAAAATTTCAATTGTGAGGACTTTTGACTTATTTTTCAATTGAACATTTCTCTGTTTGATATGGAAAACTCACAGCTTAGGAAGGAGAACCCATGTCCACCAATTCCAGCGCCAGTGGAAGTGAAAGAAGCAGAGGTGATAACAGAGGAAGCGTTGATTACTACAATGAGAAGAGCACTGAGCTTTTATTCCTCCATTCAAGCCCATGATGGCCACTGGCCTGCTGAATCTGCTGGCCCCTTGTTTTTCCTTCAACCCTTTGTATGTTTTGTTTCTCACCATTCAATATACAACTACATATGCatctttattctttgttttatttttctttcactaaGATATAAAAATGCTTGCATAAACTATTACACTTCTTAATTctcacatgaatttttaataaagtatgtaattttatatgcattttgGCCATgtcaatttgaaggaaatttttatcGACATTACATTAATATTCcttgccaaaaaaaagaaaagaaaaaaggaaacaaatagccaaatatatacttaaaaaaaaaaacgtcattttatgccttttttttaatgtcatttCGCTCAAATGGCACAAAATCAtagtttttatgttgtttacgcaaacaacataaatttaaaatattttacactgTTTACTGTACAAACGGCacaaattatagaatttatgACATTTGTGTTTATTGTGCAAATGGCACAAatgtcaataatatatatatatatatatttctccaaAATAACCTCAAACACACATGCAcatgcacatgcatatattttggGATTTATGGAATGGAGAAATAAATCAACCCAGTGACTTGTTTGTTAAATCTAACTTAATTTCGTATTATTATGATATGCAGGTAATGGCATTATACATCACTGGAGGTCTCAATGCTATATTTTTACCAGCACACCAAAAGGAAATTATTCGATACTTGTATAATCATCaggttttattcttttttttttttttttggaacacaAGTTTGTGTCTTTAAAGtcctaaaaaactaaaaaattggcTAATTTTTAAGTTTGTGTATTTGTTGGATAGAACGAAGATGGAGGTTGGGGCTTCCATATAGAGGGTCACAGCACAATGTTTGGGTCAGCATTGAGCTACATTGCATTGAGATTACTTGGAGAGGGACCTGAAGATGGTGAAGATGGGGCTATGGCTAGAGGCAGGAAATGGATCCTTGACCATGGTGGTTTAGTGGCTATTCCTTCATGGGGAAAGTTTTGGGTCACGGTATGACCATTTGGAGCCATTTCCTTATGTTGGTTATATATATCTAGCAAACACTTGAAATTTATAAGCACAGATTCACATTCcataaatgaaaattaaaatcagTATTTCATTTTGGTTGCCAAGATTTCATGATAATATACATATGCAAGCGAACAATTATTAACGCAGCATATCTCTAATGTCCGGATAAAAGTCATTGAAAATGAACGGTTTAGATTGAGCCACGTAAGCAtctaaaactaataaaataattaaaaacaaaggCGTGTATGAACCACCGCTTGTGGTGGTCAGCTAGCCTCTTGAGGAGTACCCTTTTGTGACCAGAATTGCGACCGAGAGTCTCCGATCTCAATTCTCACATTCAACAGCTATCGGCCGGCGAGCCAACTGACAGCTTATGTTCTTCAGCTTAGGGCACCAATTCAAGTTCCAACTGTATATAATCTTTAGCTTATTGTGAACTTGTGATGTAAAGTAGTGAGGTGCTTAAGTCtcattgatttatatatatctGTCAAGTGAAAACTCAAATGTCTCTTCTCATGTGAAGGTACTGGGAGTGTATGAGTGGTCAGGCTGCAATCCACTACCCCCAGAGTTCTGGCTTCTTCCTAAAATCTTCCCCATGCATCCAGGTTTTTTCCACTCACATCTTTTTGTTGAAAAGCACATTTAATAAGATAAAGGTGTGTGTATCAAAGAGTTAGCCTTAGTGCTTTTATCTGATACTCAAGGTGTTCATTACAGGCAAAATGTTATGCTATTGTCGCTTGGTTTACATGCCAATGTCTTATTTATATGGGAAGAGGTTTGTTGGTCCAATCACTGGATTGATTCAAACACTAAGACAAGAGTTATATAATGAGCCTTACCATCAAATTAATTGGAATAAAGCCCGGAATACAATTGCCAAGGTTAGTTCAATCTTAATCCTTCTGCATTTCCTTTTGCAATCATGAAGATTCCTGGTGAAGTTAATGCATACATAAAACTCACCCATGTTGCTAATTAGGAGGATCTCTACTATCCGCATCCCCTCATACAAGATATGCTATGGGGATTTCTTCACCATGTAGTCGAGCCTATCCTGAGCTATTGGCCATTTTCAATGATGAGAGAGAAGGCACTCAAAGCTGCAATTGGTCATGTACATTATGAGGACGAGAATAGCAGATACCTTTGCATTGGAAGCGTTGAAAAGGTCAATTACCGGTGTGCAACTATTGCATAtacaatcaatatatatatatatatatcaaagtatttgatatttttatcaatgaacTGAATTGTCAAGGTTATTTTTATTGTAGGTATTATGCTTGATTGCCTGTTGGGCTGAAGATCCAAATGGGGAGGCATACAAGCTTCATCTAGGCAGGATTCCAGACAACTATTGGGTTGCTGAAGATGGCTTAAAAATCCAGGTTCTATATATTATCACCCATTGCCTTTCATCTAGACTAAAGAAGAGAATaaatcagaaaataaaatattctaacatggtcttatgtggaacaagaacaaaccaattaattatcacaTCCAGAAACATGTGTTCATGTTAATGTAGTCACATATATACTTGAAGCATTACCCAAAAGTCAAGCCTGCAAAATCTTGGtccatttaaaatcaaatattttattttgaaatgtaatAATAAATGATGCCTGGTTTATTCGATGCAGAGTTTCAGGTGTCAGATGTGGGATGCGGGTTTTGCTATTCAAGCAATTCTCTCTTGTAATCTAAACAAAGAGCATTGGCCAACCCTTCGTAAAGCACATGAATTCGTAAAGGCTTCACaggtcaaatatatatatatatatatatatatatatactccttacattttttttcatatgaaagaTAATGCTTTAACATAATCATGTTATTTTCTAGGTTCTAGAAAACCCTTCTGGGGACTTCAAAGCTATGTATCGTCACATAAGCAAAGGAGCATGGACATTTTCCATGCAGGACCATGGCTGGCAAGTCTTTGACTGCACTGCTGAAGGGTTGAAGGTAATGCCTCAActctatcaaaataaattaccaaaaatttgtttcaaaGCAGAATCTGACATTTGGCAAAACCTTCTCTTTTGCAGGTTGCAATCTTGTTCGCACAAATGTCTCCGGACCTTGTTGGGGAGAAAATGGAGACACAGCGGTTTTATGATGCTGTGAATGTCATTCTTTCTCTACAAGTAAGAATTCAACCTTTTAAAATCTATTTTTGACCCAGTTAGCACTTAAGGCTAACTTTTGgaaagcattttctttttttttttagtgtttggtaCGATCGAAAATCATAGTAAAACCAAAAGCGTTTTTGTTTGACTAAGAAAATCTACTTCAATCCCTGTAATAtggtttacaatttttaaaactgTGAACAATTTTATGTGTTTGAGCTTCTTTTTTTGGCATGCTCTCTCTCAAGTAGTTCAATTTTTTCCACCACCAAAGTTTGCTAGTCATTGTTGATTTTCTGTACAAGGCAAACACTAGCTGAAAtcatttttctgaaaattaatttcaccgaaaacattttacatcaaAAGAAACGAAACCTAAGCAAAAGCTGTTTTCTAGCTAAATTGTCTACTTCACTTCTAAAACTTCATTATGTTTAAGCTTTCCCAGATGCTTCACATGAATAATTGACTTTCTTTCAATTGCCACTACAGAGTAGCAATGGTGGTTTCCCAGCATGGGAGCCTCAAAGAGCATATGCTTGGTTGGAGGTAACTTCTAAAAGCTTAACAAAAATCTTCATCTTTTACCCTGCACTCtttaacataatttttgtaTCTATATTCTCAGAAGTTCAACCCCACAGAATTCTTCGAAGATACCCTTATTGAGAGAGAGTAAGAAATGTTTAGcacaacaacatatatatacaaaggtATTGCTCATATTTGCTTCCTAACAACAAGGCTGTGTCATGTACCCTTATAGGTACGTAGAGTGCACTTCATCTGCAGTTCATGGTTTGGCACTCTTCAAGAAGTTTTATCCTAGGCACAGGAGGACAGAGATAGACAACAGCATTTACCAGGGAATTCAAtacattgaagatgttcaagaACCTGATGGATCGTGgtaatatgtttttctttttttgtctgttGATGTTGTTAAATCGTACAGAGACAAAGTTCGAACTCGGAACCTTTGCTCTTATACCATTTTTTACAGGTATGGTCATTGGGGGATTTGCTACACCTATGGTACATGGTTT from Corylus avellana chromosome ca6, CavTom2PMs-1.0 includes the following:
- the LOC132185455 gene encoding lupeol synthase-like encodes the protein MWKLKIAEGGPGLVSLNNFVGRQHWEFDPDAGTPEELAQVEKARHDFKNNRFLMKQSADLLMRMQLRKENPCPPIPAPVEVKEAEVITEEALITTMRRALSFYSSIQAHDGHWPAESAGPLFFLQPFVMALYITGGLNAIFLPAHQKEIIRYLYNHQNEDGGWGFHIEGHSTMFGSALSYIALRLLGEGPEDGEDGAMARGRKWILDHGGLVAIPSWGKFWVTVLGVYEWSGCNPLPPEFWLLPKIFPMHPGKMLCYCRLVYMPMSYLYGKRFVGPITGLIQTLRQELYNEPYHQINWNKARNTIAKEDLYYPHPLIQDMLWGFLHHVVEPILSYWPFSMMREKALKAAIGHVHYEDENSRYLCIGSVEKVLCLIACWAEDPNGEAYKLHLGRIPDNYWVAEDGLKIQSFRCQMWDAGFAIQAILSCNLNKEHWPTLRKAHEFVKASQVLENPSGDFKAMYRHISKGAWTFSMQDHGWQVFDCTAEGLKVAILFAQMSPDLVGEKMETQRFYDAVNVILSLQSSNGGFPAWEPQRAYAWLEKFNPTEFFEDTLIEREYVECTSSAVHGLALFKKFYPRHRRTEIDNSIYQGIQYIEDVQEPDGSWYGHWGICYTYGTWFAVGALAACGRNYKNCPALRKACEFLLSKQLSNGGWGESYLSSQNKVWTNIEGNRANLVQTAWALLSLIDAGQSEIDPTPIHRGVKVLINSQMKDGEMKDGDFPQQEITGVFMRNCTLNYSSYRNIFPIWALGEYRRRVLFA